The proteins below come from a single Tigriopus californicus strain San Diego chromosome 3, Tcal_SD_v2.1, whole genome shotgun sequence genomic window:
- the LOC131878586 gene encoding ras-related protein Rab-30-like isoform X1: MWLSSEEAGTMATMEDYKYLFKVVLVGNAGVGKTCLVRRFTQGMFPPGQGATIGVDFMIKTVEVEGEKIKLQIWDTAGQERFRSITQSYYRSAHALILVYDVSNQPTFDVCPEWLREIEEYASPKVLKVLVGNKIDRDDREIPTEVGEEFSNRHGMYFLETSAKGSENVERLFSDIAHELLQQSKNREIPSYDANSQQILQTGAGHTSSLNQRCCPRS; encoded by the exons ATGTGGCTGTCGAGTGAAGAAGC AGGCACCATGGCTACCATGGAGGACTACAAGTACCTCTTTAAGGTGGTATTAGTGGGCAATGCTGGAGTGGGCAAGACTTGTCTGGTCCGACGATTCACACAAGGCATGTTTCCCCCTGGACAAGGAGCCACCATTGGAGTGGACTTCATGATCAAGACGGTCGAAGTGGAGGGAGAAAAAATCAAG CTTCAAATTTGGGACACCGCCGGACAAGAACGGTTTCGAAGCATCACCCAAAGTTACTATCGATCTGCCCATGCTCTCATTCTGGTCTATGATGTCTCGAATCAACCCACATTCGATGTTTGTCCGGAATGGTTGAGAGAGATTGAAGAGTATGCATCGCCTAAGGTCCTCAAGGTCCTTGTTG GTAACAAAATTGATCGAGATGACCGAGAAATTCCGACTGAAGTGGGCGAGGAGTTCTCCAACCGACATGGGATGTATTTTCTGGAGACATCAGCCAAAGGGTCAGAAAACGTGGAGCGCCTTTTCTCAGATATAGCTCACGAGCTTCTTCAG CAATCCAAGAATCGGGAAATCCCGAGTTATGATGCCAATTCCCAACAGATTCTTCAAACTGGAGCCGGCCATACCTCTTCATTGAATCAGCGTTGCTGTCCAAGATCGTGA
- the LOC131878586 gene encoding ras-related protein Rab-30-like isoform X3: protein MATMEDYKYLFKVVLVGNAGVGKTCLVRRFTQGMFPPGQGATIGVDFMIKTVEVEGEKIKLQIWDTAGQERFRSITQSYYRSAHALILVYDVSNQPTFDVCPEWLREIEEYASPKVLKVLVGNKIDRDDREIPTEVGEEFSNRHGMYFLETSAKGSENVERLFSDIAHELLQQSKNREIPSYDANSQQILQTGAGHTSSLNQRCCPRS from the exons ATGGCTACCATGGAGGACTACAAGTACCTCTTTAAGGTGGTATTAGTGGGCAATGCTGGAGTGGGCAAGACTTGTCTGGTCCGACGATTCACACAAGGCATGTTTCCCCCTGGACAAGGAGCCACCATTGGAGTGGACTTCATGATCAAGACGGTCGAAGTGGAGGGAGAAAAAATCAAG CTTCAAATTTGGGACACCGCCGGACAAGAACGGTTTCGAAGCATCACCCAAAGTTACTATCGATCTGCCCATGCTCTCATTCTGGTCTATGATGTCTCGAATCAACCCACATTCGATGTTTGTCCGGAATGGTTGAGAGAGATTGAAGAGTATGCATCGCCTAAGGTCCTCAAGGTCCTTGTTG GTAACAAAATTGATCGAGATGACCGAGAAATTCCGACTGAAGTGGGCGAGGAGTTCTCCAACCGACATGGGATGTATTTTCTGGAGACATCAGCCAAAGGGTCAGAAAACGTGGAGCGCCTTTTCTCAGATATAGCTCACGAGCTTCTTCAG CAATCCAAGAATCGGGAAATCCCGAGTTATGATGCCAATTCCCAACAGATTCTTCAAACTGGAGCCGGCCATACCTCTTCATTGAATCAGCGTTGCTGTCCAAGATCGTGA
- the LOC131878586 gene encoding ras-related protein Rab-30-like isoform X2 produces the protein MEKGTMATMEDYKYLFKVVLVGNAGVGKTCLVRRFTQGMFPPGQGATIGVDFMIKTVEVEGEKIKLQIWDTAGQERFRSITQSYYRSAHALILVYDVSNQPTFDVCPEWLREIEEYASPKVLKVLVGNKIDRDDREIPTEVGEEFSNRHGMYFLETSAKGSENVERLFSDIAHELLQQSKNREIPSYDANSQQILQTGAGHTSSLNQRCCPRS, from the exons ATGGAAAA AGGCACCATGGCTACCATGGAGGACTACAAGTACCTCTTTAAGGTGGTATTAGTGGGCAATGCTGGAGTGGGCAAGACTTGTCTGGTCCGACGATTCACACAAGGCATGTTTCCCCCTGGACAAGGAGCCACCATTGGAGTGGACTTCATGATCAAGACGGTCGAAGTGGAGGGAGAAAAAATCAAG CTTCAAATTTGGGACACCGCCGGACAAGAACGGTTTCGAAGCATCACCCAAAGTTACTATCGATCTGCCCATGCTCTCATTCTGGTCTATGATGTCTCGAATCAACCCACATTCGATGTTTGTCCGGAATGGTTGAGAGAGATTGAAGAGTATGCATCGCCTAAGGTCCTCAAGGTCCTTGTTG GTAACAAAATTGATCGAGATGACCGAGAAATTCCGACTGAAGTGGGCGAGGAGTTCTCCAACCGACATGGGATGTATTTTCTGGAGACATCAGCCAAAGGGTCAGAAAACGTGGAGCGCCTTTTCTCAGATATAGCTCACGAGCTTCTTCAG CAATCCAAGAATCGGGAAATCCCGAGTTATGATGCCAATTCCCAACAGATTCTTCAAACTGGAGCCGGCCATACCTCTTCATTGAATCAGCGTTGCTGTCCAAGATCGTGA